The Alligator mississippiensis isolate rAllMis1 chromosome 3, rAllMis1, whole genome shotgun sequence DNA window GATGATAGAGCCACTGAGTTAGGTTGGATGTGTATTACTCCAGGCCTGGGCAGATGACAGATTTAAATTTAGTGTTGTATGTCAGTGATTTGAAGTTGAGAGACTAACAGCTGTCCTCAGTAAGCTCTACACATGCTAGATGACAGTGTAATGCTTTACCACGGAATAGGGCTCATCTGCCTTGAAGAAACAACTACCCTTGATTATCCCAATTAACAAATTATGCAGATGTATGCATGTCATCTGCCCAGACCCGTTACCTGAATGGAGTCAGAAATGGTCACCATAAACCACTATCAAAAATAGTGATTAGTAATTTTACTGTTTCAAATGCTAGGATCTTTGGTTTTGGGAGAGGATTTGAATACTGTGCTGCTGTGAAGTGGTACATAGACATCCTGAACAGCAAAACAACTGTTGTTTTAGCTGGCCAGAGATTTGTTACATTGCTATAACAATATGCTTTAACAAATGTTGAACTTGAGAGCATTTCCTTTTGCCAGACTTCTCTTCCTCCTCAGTCCTAAGTTGTAGAAAGGCTTCTAAAATGGCATGGCTTTTCCAGGaaggcaggagcagttgcccaaTACTTGTACGATCCTGAAGAGGAGAGCAGAGGCCGAAGCATTACACCTGCGCATAGGGCACACTACGCGTTAAAAACCCGGGAATACGTCACGAAGGAGCGTGGCTGCACAGCACGGCTGCGCACACACCGCGCGCGGCACTGCTTAGCGCCTCCCCCTCGCTATGAACGGGGCCGATTCAGGGGCCGGCTTCCAGCCGCGACCCCGGCTCTGGTCATCTCGGAGCCCGAGGTAAAGCCGTTCGCGGGCCACTGGCAACGGCCCGGCGCGCACACGGGGGCAACCAGGCTActggtgggggcggggcgggagccGCTTGGCCGGGGACAGACGATCCCAGCTCCCTCCCGGCGGCGGAGGCGATCGTTGACTGCCCCGCTACAAGGCAGCCGGCCCCGTGCCCGGAGCCGCCGTTCAGCCCCTGATACGTCAGCCTGCcctgcgccccgccccgccccgccccgccgcgcccgcGCCTCCCTCTCCCTGCGGGCGCGGAGGCGGGGCGAGCTCGGCGTGGGGCGGGGCTGCGCggcctgcagggcctggggcgCCGGGCGGGCGCATCAATGAGTTGCGAggtgggttgatttttttttttcccccccccccctcaacccCTGGGCTGCGGATGGGTTGGGGCCTAGTCCTTTCCGTAAGTGCAGCCCCCGCAGCtccgccccctgccctgccctgccctgccctgcccgggctTTCCCCTCGCCCTCCCCCCGCCCGGACAGGCTCCTGATCTGAGGTGGCGGCAGGAGTCTGTGGCCCGGGCTTCAGTTCCTGGGACAGGAAGAGGCCTGGCAGGGACTTGTAGCCAGGCCCTCTGGTGTCTAGCCCCCCCAAAAGTATGGGCCCCTGCAGTCTCGGTGCTTTTACTGGTGCCCACCCCACTGGCCTCCAAGCAGGCAGGCGGCggtgggggaagtgggagacttTGCTGTCCAAAGGGCTATTGAGTTCTTCCTTCCCTTTAAACAGGTGGCTGTGTTGTACTTTGCCAGGAGTGCAGAGCTAGCGGGGGTTCGCTCGGAGACCGTTTCCGTGCCACAGCGAATCACGTCTCTCCAGCTGTGGGATGAAGTTGTGAAGAGACATTCAAGGTAGTTCAGACACAGGGCTGGTGCACGGCGAGCTGGCTGACGGGGAGGGTGTAGTGGATGGACCACGTGGGTGTGCAGCTTGGGAGCCTAAAAGTTGTGGaacaggttttggggtttttgtttttttttttttttttgctgcgaaAGATCACACCTGTAAGTGTGTCTGCTGAGCTCGGGGCAGAGGAGCCGTGAGCCGAGCTCCCATGGGAGGTGCAGTGTTGAATGGAAAAGACATCTGGATTAGTTAGTCTGAGAAGGGCACAAGGAAGAGCTGAAGAGTCCTGCTCTCAGGTTGACTTCTGTATTTTATTCAGTGACTTACTCTAAAATGCAAAAACAATCCTAGCAGCAGGGCCCAGGATCTAGaagtcccctgccccaaggggtgccctaacAACAGCCATGCTTTCTCTCTCAGGCCCAGTGGCTCTCGAATGCCTTCTGTGCAGGAACAAgaggcaaagggtgggggggggcaggcggttTTGATGCTGTTCTACTagaccaactgtacagttgaaAGAGATATTACATAAACTTTTGGACACAAAGTATCTTGCATCAGGtctaggaaagaagcaggtaCAGTCTAAGTTAAATACTGGATAAGAGTAGTTTGTACTTAACTCCGTATGTAAAAGCAGACAGAGACTTAAAAGAATTGAGGAGGGTTGTAAACTAAGAGCAAAGAGAAGTCATCAGAAGTAACTTCAGATATCAGAAATGCAGTTGAATAGCTAACCAAACTTTGCCCAACTTGTCATCAGGAGCAAAAACTAGGCTGATTAACAAACAACAATCAGTGCACAACTCTCTCTTATGAGTAAATGCAAAGCCCATCAACACACTGCCAGCATAATCAAAACTCCCCACAATGAGGCCATTGGGATTTGTCCcagaatgtggtataccttgtCCAAAGTATACTGCCCCCATGGAGAATATGTGGGTGAAACTTCACCTCTGCTCCAAAATGaattctcacagaaaaaaatgagaaGGGCAGAGTCACCCAGTCACTTGTAGGAGAACACTTCACATTACTGAAGGGAAATCTACAAAATGCCTTTAGAAGGTAGGTGTGGGAACAAAGAATCATAACTTTTCACTACACACTTCACGCCATGGACTAAGCGTAGACAATGGTTTCATGGTTTTTTATTATCCAACTTTTACGGATGCGGTATTGTAGTTGccatggtccaggaaatatatgagaagcaaggatctttttggtgatgtcttttattggaccaactatatagctggcagagagagagggggaaaaagtgcCCTTAGCTTGTCCATTCTCAGGTCTGGGTGCCTCTTCTGACCTCTACTAACCAACCTGTCATCCACAGGTAATGACAGCCTGTTTTTGTTCTTTTACATAAAAATTTATCTATTTGAATGCATTTCTCTTGCTTTGAAGCTATAATTGATAACTTCTTATTGCTCTTAGTGTACAGCTTTTCTCCACTATTAGTTCCTGTTTCCTTTTACATATGGAGTTAAATCCAAGCCACTATTTTAATCTGCAGTTCAGTTTAACTTAGACcctacctgcttctttcccacacctgaagaagggcactttgtcTAACTTCTCTCCCAAATGTACAGTTGGCCTACTGAAAGATTAGCACAAAAAAGCTCTTTGTTTCTTGGACCCTCTtgactacaacaacactccaaccctatttTCTGTACAGTGATATAGCTTCACCAGGGGAGGAAGGGCTGCCTTCCTCCTCATGCTGAAGGCACTCTTGTGAGGTGGTGCCTACGGACATCACAGGGGTTTTcagactaattattttgaataaGAGTTTAAGCATCTAAAACCTTTTGATAGCAATCTGACTTTACATTAAACTGGCTGGCACTAACAACAGCTCCTGAGTTTTCACAAAAAGGCTGTAACCAAGTATTAGAAAAGGACTTCCCTTCATACAAAATCAAAGCAAATTGGGCTTTCTTCAGCTGTAGTGTACTTCTTCCATATGTTGCCAGTAATGGGATTGGTTACCATTATTCTCTCACTGGAAAgcaaattaaattatatttatgaTTCTGTCATGCAGCAGGAAATTTggaaaaacaatgttttaaaatctACACCACCTGCACAGGGTTGGCTGGAAAATTAGTTCATTATTTTGTCTTTCTGGCAGAAGTCAATGTAATGATAAAATAATTTCTATGGATTCCTGGTGCAACAGAGAACAAAGAAGACAGTGGAGGTTCATTCATGTTCAGCAAGACGCTTCTTTTTCAGTTGTATGTGTGCTATTTTCAAACATTCAGTGTACAtccttttgtattttattttgcttgaAAATAAACCAGCTCAACTTTTACCTTATCTTTATTGGGTGGTGGAAGAATAGGTTTGGTGCTCCACTGTCACTGCCAGTGACAAAATAATTGCCACATTCCAGGGTAAGTAGTTGACTGTCatgatttgttgttgtttttccttttttaagtgAATAGTATAAAATAGGATTGCTCAAGTCTCAGATCTGTTGACCTCCGCTTCTTTGGGCTGTGCACCAGTTTGTTGTTTACTTGACATCCTGCAGTTACATGTAGGCACGTTACTCAGAAACCTTTTTATGCTTCTGTTTTCCCTCAGGCTTGCCGTCCTACGGGATCAGGTGGTCTTTGCTGTTCGGCAGGAATACGTGCTGCTTGGGGATCAGCTGCTGGTCCTGCAGTCAGGTGACGAGGTTGCTATTATCCCACCCATCAGTGGTGGCTAAGTCCAGCCAAACACGTTAGGTATGTAAAGTCCTTTCCAACAGCAGCCTGTAGGAGGCAATTGCATTGAAACAACTCTTGAATTTTCTCATCTTTTTGTTTAGGTCCAGTGGCTTGTTGGATGACTTCCTCTTTCTGCTAGGTCTCCTGGACAGGATGTACCAATATTCCCTGCTATAGAGAGCTGTTATGCTGGCAGTGAGCTGTGAATGGGTACAGAAATAAATGATTAACACACATACAAcaaccagggcttttttttttttttttttttttgttctagtttGTTACAGAAAAATTTTAAAGACATGTAAtactatattattatttttagacaaacttccttttttcttttgtgacaGGAATATCTGTCCTATTAGGTGGCTTCAATTCTCCTAACAGATTCACCAGTGTAAATGGGAAATTCATATGTTTATACTGATGTAGTAGGACTAGAATCTGGCCCACTACGGTTTAAATATACTCTTCCTAAATATACTTGCTTTATCTATTAAGTGACCTTACTAATTTCTGGTGAACAAGTGGTAGTTACCagttttagtctgaagtcaggaagaaggcaaaaggcaggggagggtggaaCCTTAGAGACCTAATTGGTTAACAGAGGCCTGAAGTTTCACAGACTCTTTCATTAGATGCTGTGCAGCATGTTTGAGGAACAAATGCAGCATGATGCTGCTTGTTTACACAGGAATGTTTGGGAATGAGGGGACAT harbors:
- the MOCS2 gene encoding molybdopterin synthase sulfur carrier subunit is translated as MSCEVAVLYFARSAELAGVRSETVSVPQRITSLQLWDEVVKRHSRLAVLRDQVVFAVRQEYVLLGDQLLVLQSGDEVAIIPPISGG